A region of Drosophila mauritiana strain mau12 chromosome 3L, ASM438214v1, whole genome shotgun sequence DNA encodes the following proteins:
- the LOC117139261 gene encoding uncharacterized protein LOC117139261, with protein sequence MFKELVLWMHHLAHDFCLARPMAPIPRHGCRVPVKNGFFANLIFFVAIVTPLYFCLLKDVIAMITKPKKR encoded by the exons atgttcAAGGAGCTAGTATTGTGGATGCATCATCTGGCCCACGACTTTTGCTTGGCTCGACCAATGGCACCGATACCCCGACAT GGCTGTCGTGTGCCAGTAAAGAATGGATTCTTCGccaatttgattttctttgtGGCCATTGTGACGCCGCTGTACTTTTGCCTGTTAAAGGATGTGATTGCCATGATCACCAAGCCCAAGAAGCGTTAA
- the LOC117140062 gene encoding DNA replication licensing factor Mcm7: protein MARRDYAQDRESIKTFLSEFCKCDDDGKKEFVYGSQLVKLAHREQVLITIDLDDLAEFNESLAEAVVDNCRRYTSIFSDVIAELLPSYKQQEVHAKDALDVYIEHRLMMESRTRNPMEQRDERNSFPSELMKRFEVGFKPVSTEKAHSIREVKAQHIGKLVTVRGIVTRCTEVKPMMVVATYTCDRCGSETYQPVNSLSFTPVHDCPSDDCRVNKAGGRLYLQTRGSKFVKFQEVKMQEHSDQVPVGHIPRSMTIMCRGEVTRMAQPGDHIVVSGVFLPLMRTGFAQMIQGLLSETFLQAHRIICINKNDEISDKDAELTPEELEELAQDDFYERLATSLAPEIYGHLDVKKALLLLLVGGVDKRPDGMKIRGNINICLMGDPGVAKSQLLGYISRLAVRSQYTTGRGSSGVGLTAAVMKDPLTGEMTLEGGALVLADQGVCCIDEFDKMADQDRTAIHEVMEQQTISIAKAGIMTTLNARVSILAAANPAFGRYNPRRTVEQNIQLPAALLSRFDLLWLIQDKPDRDNDLRLAKHITYVHSHSKQPPTRVKALDMNLMRRYINLCKRKNPTIPDELTDYIVGAYVELRREARNQKDMTFTSARNLLGILRLSTALARLRLSDSVEKDDVAEALRLLEMSKDSLNQIHEHQKGHVPNTSDRIFAIVRELAGSGKAVKIADIMDRCTTKGFKPDQVDKCIDDYEELNVWQVNMGRTKITFM, encoded by the exons ATGGCTCGACGAGATTATGCCCAAGACCGAG AATCTATCAAGACCTTCTTGTCGGAATTCTGCAAGTGCGACGATGATGGCAAAAAGGAGTTCGTCTACGGATCCCAGCTGGTGAAGCTGGCCCATCGGGAGCAAGTTCTGATCACCATCGATCTGGATGATCTGGCGGAATTCAATGAAAGTCTGGCGGAGGCGGTGGTCGACAATTGCCGGCGATACACGTCCATATTTAGCGATGTGATTGCTGAACTCCTGCCCAGCTACAAACAGCAGGAGGTCCACGCCAAGGACGCTCTGGATGTGTACATCGAGCACCGCCTGATGATGGAGTCCCGCACCAGGAATCCCATGGAACAGCGCGATGAGCGGAACTCTTTCCCCTCGGAGCTGATGAAGCGATT CGAGGTGGGCTTCAAACCAGTGTCCACGGAGAAGGCGCACTCTATTCGCGAGGTTAAGGCCCAGCACATTGGCAAACTGGTCACGGTTCGTGGCATTGTTACACGCTGCACGGAGGTCAAGCCCATGATGGTGGTGGCCACCTACACATGCGATCGCTGTGGCTCGGAGACGTATCAGCCAGTCAACTCGCTATCCTTTACGCCCGTGCACGATTGCCCGTCGGATGATTGCCGAGTGAATAAAGCAGGAGGTCGTCTGTATTTGCAGACCCGTGGCTCCAAGTTCGTCAAGTTCCAGGAGGTCAAGATGCAGGAGCACAGCGACCAGGTGCCAGTGGGCCACATTCCGCGCAGCATGACCATCATGTGCAGGGGTGAGGTCACTCGAATGGCCCAACCTGGAGATCACATTGTGGTATCTGGAGTGTTCTTGCCATTGATGCGCACAGGTTTCGCTCAGATGATTCAGGGTTTGCTATCAGAGACATTCCTCCAAGCTCAC CGCATCATCTGTATCAACAAGAACGACGAGATTTCGGACAAGGATGCCGAGCTGACTCCAGAAGAGCTGGAGGAATTGGCCCAGGATGATTTCTACGAGCGCTTGGCCACCAGCTTGGCTCCCGAAATCTATGGCCATTTGGATGTAAAGAAAGCGTTGCTCTTGCTGTTGGTCGGAGGAGTTGACAAACGGCCCGATGGCATGAAGATTCGTGGCAACATCAACATCTGCCTGATGGGAGATCCCGGTGTGGCCAAGTCGCAGCTGCTGGGCTACATTAGCCGATTGGCCGTGCGATCGCAGTACACCACAGGACGAGGTTCCTCGGGGGTGGGTCTCACCGCTGCGGTCATGAAGGATCCCCTCACAGGCGAGATGACATTGGAGGGAGGAGCTCTTGTGTTGGCTGATCAGGGAGTCTGCTGCATTGATGAGTTCGACAAGATGGCGGATCAGGATCGTACAGCCATTCACGAGGTAATGGAACAGCAGACAATTTCGATAGCCAAAGCAGGCATCATGACGACCCTAAACGCTCGTGTTTCCATCCTGGCCGCTGCTAATCCCGCTTTTGGACGCTATAATCCTCGTCGTACCGTGGAGCAGAACATTCAGCTCCCTGCGGCCCTGCTCTCACGTTTCGATCTGCTGTGGCTCATCCAGGATAAACCAGATCGGGATAATGATTTGCGTTTGGCCAAGCACATCACCTATGTGCATAGCCACAGCAAACAGCCACCTACTCGAGTCAAGGCCCTGGACATGAATCTTATGCGGCGCTACATCAACCTGTGCAAGCGCAAGAATCCAACTATTCCGGATGAGCTTACCGACTACATTGTGGGCGCTTATGTGGAGCTGCGTCGCGAGGCGCGCAACCAGAAGGACATGACCTTCACCTCGGCCCGTAACTTGTTGGGAATCCTGCGATTGTCCACCGCTTTGGCTAGGTTACGTCTTTCCGATAGCGTGGAGAAAGATGATGTGGCTGAAGCGCTGCGTTTGCTGGAGATGTCTAAGGACTCGCTCAACCAAATCCACGAGCACCAGAAGGGACA TGTTCCCAACACCTCGGATCGAATCTTTGCCATCGTTCGCGAACTGGCTGGCTCTGGAAAGGCAGTCAAAATCGCCGACATCATGGACCGCTGCACAACCAAAGGATTCAAGCCCGACCAGGTGGACAAATGCATCGATGACTACGAGGAGCTCAATGTCTGGCAGGTCAACATGGGACGCACGAAGATCACATTCATGTAG